One window of Channa argus isolate prfri chromosome 4, Channa argus male v1.0, whole genome shotgun sequence genomic DNA carries:
- the fam107b gene encoding protein FAM107B isoform X2 yields the protein MAEPDYLEGDCDDLIQPKKLINPVKSSRNHQDLHRELLMNQKRGLAPQNKPELQKVLEKRKREQILKAQKEEQEAHKKRSDLEIELMKRQQKLEQLELEQQKIEEEQENTPEFVKMKSNLRRTKQEADGEERTT from the exons ATGGCTGAGCCAGACTACCTGGAGGGAGACTGTGATGATCTCATCCAACCAAAGAAGTTGATCAACCCAGTCAAGAGCTCCCGTAACCACCAGGACTTGCACAGAGAGCTGCTTATGAACCAGAAGAG GGGTCTGGCTCCACAGAACAAGCCTGAGCTCCAGAAGGTTcttgagaaaagaaagagggagcAAATTCTCAAAGCTCAGAAGGAGGAACAGGAGGCCCACAAGAAGAGGAGTGACCTGGAGATAGAGCTCATgaaaagacaacagaaactaGAGCAG CTGGAGCTGGAGCAACAGAAAATTGAGGAAGAACAGGAGAACACCCCTGAGTTTGTGAAGATGAAAAGCAACCTGCGTAGGACCAAGCAGGAGGCTGATGGGGAGGAAAGAACCACCTAA
- the fam107b gene encoding protein FAM107B isoform X1, translated as MTTMFRYPVFPHLQDPCDPGLSLSPGRSVMAEPDYLEGDCDDLIQPKKLINPVKSSRNHQDLHRELLMNQKRGLAPQNKPELQKVLEKRKREQILKAQKEEQEAHKKRSDLEIELMKRQQKLEQLELEQQKIEEEQENTPEFVKMKSNLRRTKQEADGEERTT; from the exons aTGACGACAATGTTCAGATACCCGGTCTTTCCTCATCTGCAGG ATCCGTGTGACCCTGGTCTTTCGCTGTCACCAGGGAGGAGTGTCATGGCTGAGCCAGACTACCTGGAGGGAGACTGTGATGATCTCATCCAACCAAAGAAGTTGATCAACCCAGTCAAGAGCTCCCGTAACCACCAGGACTTGCACAGAGAGCTGCTTATGAACCAGAAGAG GGGTCTGGCTCCACAGAACAAGCCTGAGCTCCAGAAGGTTcttgagaaaagaaagagggagcAAATTCTCAAAGCTCAGAAGGAGGAACAGGAGGCCCACAAGAAGAGGAGTGACCTGGAGATAGAGCTCATgaaaagacaacagaaactaGAGCAG CTGGAGCTGGAGCAACAGAAAATTGAGGAAGAACAGGAGAACACCCCTGAGTTTGTGAAGATGAAAAGCAACCTGCGTAGGACCAAGCAGGAGGCTGATGGGGAGGAAAGAACCACCTAA